In Bradyrhizobium erythrophlei, a single genomic region encodes these proteins:
- a CDS encoding DNA-binding protein: MNKNGEPALAEFEGFVPAIPCAEGREREASHDAIEHTAVVDGLEQLAQLRQEFDHYRVRTDEALAELLATVIEIRGDLVEMRRRASRAAGSTKLPAGWVTLKQAAYDTGYHRERIRQWAVEGLIKAKRDGGSWRVSLESVIAQAKKSSAP, translated from the coding sequence ATGAACAAAAACGGCGAACCAGCGCTCGCCGAGTTCGAAGGATTTGTGCCCGCGATCCCCTGTGCGGAGGGGCGCGAGCGGGAGGCGTCGCATGACGCGATCGAGCATACTGCTGTCGTCGATGGCCTCGAGCAACTAGCGCAGCTCCGCCAAGAGTTTGATCACTACCGGGTGCGCACCGATGAGGCACTCGCCGAGTTGCTCGCCACGGTCATCGAGATCCGCGGCGACCTGGTTGAGATGCGTAGGCGAGCTTCTCGAGCTGCTGGATCAACGAAACTGCCGGCGGGATGGGTCACTCTGAAGCAGGCTGCTTATGATACTGGCTACCACCGGGAACGGATTCGTCAGTGGGCCGTCGAGGGATTGATCAAGGCGAAGCGGGACGGAGGAAGCTGGAGAGTAAGCCTAGAGAGCGTGATCGCCCAGGCCAAGAAGTCGTCTGCGCCGTAA
- a CDS encoding phage baseplate assembly protein, which yields MSNASEIAILKVAGKQYTGWTSVMLRRMYGGACSDFEFTATEQMDTGSKDFSNWKINPGDSCTITLAGILAFTGFVFVRQGSFNAGQHGLLIQGRSVTADAVDSSAPVNGGQYKGYTFQALASALCKQAGVNLVINGTSSDLSRPFPQFSVSWGETVFQAVERLARSRGLHITDDAKGNFVAEIFDPKSAGQGQLIEGGNLLEARATIDGSKSYHINNIASQRPGNDQTNGEACRDNSATLTNPAVRSTRRLMILMEEPGAAVDCVTRANHETAYNATDLVDAHCVVQGWQSAPGTLWDVGKNYSVKSPMLNLDRSLSSRQVVYRQSAEGSRTEIDLCTPESLAFSSTPIGGSVVQGEPAFAADTPIQGATPDAPDN from the coding sequence ATGAGCAACGCATCCGAGATCGCAATCCTCAAGGTCGCCGGCAAGCAATACACCGGCTGGACATCGGTGATGCTGCGGAGGATGTACGGCGGCGCGTGCTCGGACTTCGAGTTCACTGCAACCGAGCAGATGGATACGGGTTCGAAAGATTTTTCAAACTGGAAGATAAATCCAGGCGACAGCTGCACCATCACGCTCGCGGGAATTCTCGCCTTTACCGGTTTCGTGTTTGTCCGGCAGGGATCATTCAATGCAGGACAGCACGGTCTATTGATCCAGGGCCGCAGCGTAACAGCGGATGCCGTCGATTCCTCCGCTCCGGTCAACGGCGGACAATACAAGGGCTATACGTTTCAGGCGCTGGCTTCTGCGCTGTGCAAACAGGCGGGCGTCAATCTCGTCATCAACGGAACCTCGAGCGACCTGTCGCGGCCCTTTCCGCAGTTTTCAGTGTCGTGGGGCGAAACGGTGTTTCAGGCCGTCGAGCGGCTCGCGCGATCGCGGGGGCTTCACATCACTGACGACGCCAAGGGAAATTTTGTCGCCGAGATCTTCGATCCAAAGAGCGCCGGCCAAGGCCAGTTGATCGAAGGTGGCAATCTTTTAGAAGCGCGCGCCACGATCGACGGTTCGAAGTCGTATCACATCAACAATATCGCGTCGCAGCGTCCAGGCAACGACCAGACTAACGGCGAAGCTTGCCGCGACAATTCGGCGACCTTGACCAATCCGGCGGTGCGCTCGACGCGGCGTCTGATGATCTTAATGGAAGAACCGGGCGCGGCGGTGGACTGCGTCACCCGGGCCAACCATGAGACCGCCTATAACGCGACCGACCTGGTCGACGCCCATTGCGTGGTCCAGGGCTGGCAATCCGCGCCGGGAACGTTGTGGGATGTCGGCAAGAACTATTCAGTGAAAAGCCCGATGCTCAATCTCGACCGCAGCTTGAGTTCGCGCCAGGTGGTCTATCGGCAGTCGGCAGAGGGATCGCGCACCGAGATTGACCTTTGCACGCCGGAGAGCCTGGCCTTCTCGTCGACACCGATCGGCGGCTCGGTTGTGCAGGGCGAGCCGGCTTTTGCAGCCGATACGCCGATCCAAGGCGCTACGCCTGATGCGCCCGATAACTAA